The following are encoded together in the Gordonia insulae genome:
- the argH gene encoding argininosuccinate lyase: MSSTNEGSLWGGRFADGPAAAMAALSKSTHFDWVLAPFDVRASMAHARVLNSAGLLTDDDLEAMLVGLEQLAADVADGSFGPAESDEDVHGALERGLIERVGPELGGRLRAGRSRNDQVATLFRMWLRDAMRRVALGVLDIVDALIGQATAHPDAVMPGKTHLQAAQPVLLAHHLLAHAHPLIRDVDRLADADRRTAVSPYGSGALAGSSLGLDPAAIAADLGFDRPSENSIDATAARDFAAEGAFVLAMIGVDLSRLSEEVILWSTPEFGYVTLADAWSTGSSIMPQKKNPDVAELARGKSGRLIGNLTGLLATLKAQPLAYNRDLQEDKEPVFDSVAQLELLLPAVAGLVGTLEFHEDRMAELAPAGFTLATDIAEWLVRQGVPFRVAHEVAGASVRAAEERGIGLADLDDDTLASISPDLNPAVRDVLTVRGSIESRNAHGGTASVQVERQLGELRSQVAQRRATWSGVEA, encoded by the coding sequence GTGAGCAGTACCAACGAGGGTTCGCTGTGGGGTGGCCGGTTCGCCGACGGCCCGGCCGCCGCGATGGCCGCGCTGAGCAAGTCGACTCATTTCGACTGGGTGCTGGCACCGTTCGACGTCCGTGCGTCGATGGCGCATGCCCGGGTGCTCAACAGCGCCGGACTGCTGACCGACGATGACCTCGAGGCGATGCTGGTCGGGCTCGAACAACTCGCCGCCGACGTCGCCGACGGTTCGTTCGGTCCCGCGGAATCGGACGAGGACGTGCACGGTGCGCTGGAGCGCGGTCTGATCGAACGTGTCGGACCCGAGCTCGGTGGTCGGCTCCGTGCCGGACGGTCGCGCAACGATCAGGTGGCGACCCTGTTCCGGATGTGGCTGCGGGACGCGATGCGTCGCGTCGCCCTCGGCGTACTCGACATCGTCGACGCCTTGATCGGCCAGGCCACGGCACATCCCGATGCCGTGATGCCCGGCAAGACCCACCTGCAGGCGGCGCAGCCGGTGTTGTTGGCGCATCACCTGCTCGCACACGCGCACCCGCTGATCCGGGACGTGGACCGCCTTGCCGACGCCGACCGCCGAACCGCCGTGTCGCCCTACGGGTCCGGTGCGCTGGCCGGTTCGTCGCTGGGCCTGGACCCGGCGGCCATCGCGGCCGATCTGGGCTTCGACAGGCCGTCGGAGAACTCCATCGACGCGACGGCGGCGCGCGACTTCGCCGCCGAGGGTGCCTTCGTCCTGGCGATGATCGGAGTCGACCTGTCCAGGCTCTCCGAAGAGGTGATCCTTTGGAGCACACCCGAATTCGGCTACGTGACGCTCGCCGATGCGTGGTCGACGGGTAGTTCGATCATGCCGCAGAAGAAGAATCCGGATGTCGCGGAGCTCGCGCGCGGCAAATCGGGCCGGCTCATCGGAAACCTGACGGGCTTGCTAGCGACGCTCAAGGCCCAGCCGCTGGCGTACAACCGCGACCTGCAGGAGGACAAGGAACCGGTCTTCGACTCGGTCGCACAGCTCGAACTCCTGCTGCCCGCGGTGGCCGGTCTCGTCGGCACTCTCGAGTTCCACGAGGACCGAATGGCCGAGCTGGCCCCCGCCGGCTTCACCCTCGCCACCGACATCGCGGAATGGCTGGTCCGACAAGGGGTTCCGTTCCGGGTGGCACACGAGGTCGCCGGGGCCAGTGTTCGGGCCGCGGAGGAGCGTGGGATCGGGCTCGCCGATCTCGACGACGACACGCTGGCGTCGATCAGTCCGGATCTGAATCCGGCGGTTCGCGACGTCCTGACCGTGCGTGGATCGATCGAGTCGCGCAACGCTCACGGCGGGACCGCGTCGGTGCAGGTCGAACGTCAACTCGGTGAGTTGCGGTCGCAGGTGGCACAACGGCGCGCCACATGGTCGGGCGTCGAGGCATGA
- a CDS encoding AMP-binding protein produces MVGLPALPDLGGAFDRVLATAQNGLEVLRLGGLETGTEPAPFSIVETEKMFRLRRYFPDTRTDGPQVVMVPPMMVSANVYDVTEQNGAVSILHRNGITPWVIDFGSPDSEEGGMERNLADHVMAVSRAIDLIIEATGRDIHLAGYSQGGMFAYQTAAYRRSSGIASVITFGSPVDVLAALPLGLPAGLVVPGAELLADKVFNRLWVPGWMARAGFQLVDPVKTARSRIDFLRKLHDRDALLPREDQRRFIEAEGWVAWSGPAVAELLRQFVVHNRMMSGGFVINGDLVSLTEITCPVLAFVGDADDIGQPLAVRGILRAAPGADVYESRVPVGHFGLVVGSTAGAHTWPTTSDWVSWQEGTGERPPLVEEMPETQDPHGTGVSMSSRITHGLGSVADAGAGVSRELLGIATSLQRTSRAVAQESVRTVPRLLRLGQIQSGTRISLGKLMSENSKRAADKELFLFENRVLTHAQVNARIDNVVAGLIECGVRPGSHVGVMMDTRPSALVVVAALSRLGAVAVLLSSDGDGDIPEMLRLGECLTVVTDPNHLDVAAKHSDRVLVLGGGSGESRDIDSADGASIIDMERIDPDAVTIPSWYRRDPGLAGDLAFILFTRSGGNLAPWPVTNHRFAMSAFGAASAAGLTDRDTVYCLPPLHHASGLLTTLGATVVGRSRIALSERIDPETFAMEVHRYGVTVVSYTWTMLREIVRTPDFRVNQYNPIRLFMGSGMPAGLWSEVLESYPRARVLEFFATADGSAILSNVSGDRVGSMGQALPETNPVEVAAFDVVRNRLIIDGSGYVRKAGVGEVGLLMAKARHRVDTSSTVLRDVFIARDRWEVSGHLFRRDAADDLWFFGSVETVIRTSTGPVYVPPIEFALSQVRGVDQVAVYGVGEPDQQVAVAAVTTRSIAGKSESLTVSALRIGLGGLPAEERPHLIWVVDEIPVSDSYRPQASRLARRGVPKPGARVWYRDPAGRYRRYTRNVAAEANWSGFDASEQASS; encoded by the coding sequence ATGGTGGGACTCCCCGCGCTGCCCGATCTCGGGGGCGCATTCGACCGTGTCCTCGCCACTGCACAGAACGGCCTCGAGGTCTTGCGGCTCGGCGGTCTCGAGACCGGGACCGAGCCCGCCCCGTTCAGCATCGTCGAGACGGAGAAGATGTTCCGTCTGCGCCGGTACTTCCCGGATACCCGCACCGACGGACCCCAGGTCGTCATGGTTCCCCCGATGATGGTGTCGGCCAACGTCTATGACGTCACCGAACAGAACGGCGCGGTGTCCATCCTGCACCGCAACGGGATCACCCCCTGGGTGATCGACTTCGGATCGCCCGACTCCGAAGAGGGCGGCATGGAACGTAACCTGGCCGACCACGTGATGGCGGTCAGTCGGGCGATCGACCTCATCATCGAGGCGACCGGACGCGACATCCACCTCGCGGGTTACTCGCAGGGTGGGATGTTCGCCTATCAGACCGCCGCCTACCGCCGATCCTCCGGGATCGCCAGCGTCATCACCTTCGGCAGTCCGGTCGACGTCCTCGCCGCACTGCCGCTGGGACTGCCGGCCGGCCTGGTGGTGCCCGGTGCCGAACTGCTCGCCGACAAGGTGTTCAACCGGCTGTGGGTGCCCGGCTGGATGGCTCGGGCCGGATTCCAGCTCGTCGACCCGGTGAAGACCGCGCGCAGCCGCATCGACTTCCTCCGTAAGCTCCACGACCGGGATGCGCTGCTCCCACGCGAAGACCAGCGCAGGTTCATCGAGGCCGAGGGCTGGGTCGCCTGGTCGGGTCCCGCGGTGGCGGAACTGCTGCGTCAGTTCGTGGTGCACAACCGGATGATGTCCGGTGGCTTCGTCATCAACGGTGATCTTGTGTCATTGACCGAGATCACCTGTCCGGTACTGGCTTTCGTCGGCGACGCGGATGACATCGGACAGCCGCTGGCGGTCCGCGGCATCCTGCGGGCGGCACCGGGTGCCGACGTCTACGAGTCGCGGGTGCCGGTCGGGCACTTCGGATTGGTGGTGGGGAGCACCGCGGGCGCGCACACCTGGCCGACCACCTCGGACTGGGTGTCGTGGCAGGAGGGCACCGGTGAACGTCCGCCTCTCGTCGAGGAGATGCCGGAGACACAGGATCCGCATGGCACCGGCGTGAGCATGTCGTCGCGGATCACCCATGGGCTCGGTTCGGTCGCCGACGCCGGCGCGGGGGTCTCCCGCGAGTTGCTCGGCATCGCCACATCGCTGCAGCGGACCTCGCGCGCGGTCGCCCAGGAATCCGTGCGGACGGTGCCGCGGCTGTTGCGACTGGGGCAGATCCAGTCCGGCACGAGGATATCGCTGGGCAAGCTGATGTCGGAGAACAGCAAACGGGCCGCCGACAAGGAATTGTTCCTCTTCGAGAACCGCGTGCTGACCCATGCCCAGGTCAATGCGCGCATCGACAACGTCGTGGCCGGCCTCATCGAGTGTGGCGTCCGACCGGGCTCCCACGTCGGCGTCATGATGGACACCCGACCGAGTGCACTGGTCGTCGTCGCCGCCTTGTCCCGCCTCGGGGCCGTCGCGGTCCTGTTGTCGTCCGATGGCGACGGCGACATCCCGGAGATGCTGCGCCTCGGGGAGTGTCTGACCGTGGTCACCGACCCCAACCACCTCGACGTCGCGGCGAAGCACAGCGATCGGGTTCTGGTCCTGGGCGGGGGCAGCGGGGAGTCGCGGGACATCGACTCCGCCGACGGCGCATCGATCATCGACATGGAGCGGATCGATCCTGACGCCGTCACCATTCCGTCCTGGTACCGGCGTGATCCCGGACTCGCGGGCGATCTGGCCTTCATCCTGTTCACCCGATCCGGGGGCAACCTCGCACCCTGGCCGGTGACCAATCACCGTTTCGCGATGTCGGCGTTCGGTGCCGCGTCCGCGGCCGGGCTCACCGACCGCGACACCGTCTACTGCCTGCCGCCGTTGCACCACGCGTCCGGGCTGCTCACCACGCTCGGTGCGACGGTCGTGGGTCGGTCGCGGATCGCGCTCTCCGAGCGGATCGACCCGGAGACCTTCGCGATGGAGGTCCACCGTTACGGTGTCACCGTCGTGTCCTACACGTGGACGATGCTCCGCGAGATCGTCCGGACCCCGGATTTCCGGGTCAATCAGTACAACCCGATCCGGTTGTTCATGGGATCGGGGATGCCTGCCGGTCTGTGGTCGGAGGTGCTCGAGAGCTACCCCCGTGCCCGGGTCCTCGAGTTCTTCGCGACCGCCGACGGCTCGGCGATCCTCTCCAACGTCTCCGGCGACCGGGTCGGATCGATGGGGCAGGCGTTGCCGGAGACCAATCCGGTCGAGGTGGCCGCATTCGACGTGGTCCGCAACCGGCTGATCATCGACGGCTCCGGATATGTCCGTAAGGCCGGGGTCGGCGAGGTCGGTCTGTTGATGGCCAAGGCCCGCCACCGGGTGGACACCTCGTCGACCGTCCTGCGTGACGTCTTCATCGCGCGTGACCGCTGGGAGGTGTCCGGACATCTGTTCCGCCGCGACGCCGCAGACGACCTGTGGTTCTTCGGGTCGGTCGAGACCGTCATCCGCACCTCGACCGGTCCCGTCTATGTGCCGCCGATCGAGTTCGCCCTGTCGCAGGTCCGCGGTGTCGACCAGGTCGCCGTCTACGGCGTCGGCGAACCCGACCAGCAGGTCGCGGTCGCCGCGGTGACGACTCGGAGCATCGCCGGGAAGTCGGAGTCACTCACCGTGTCCGCGCTGCGCATCGGCCTGGGTGGGCTGCCCGCGGAGGAACGACCGCACCTGATCTGGGTCGTCGACGAGATCCCGGTCTCCGACTCGTATCGGCCGCAGGCGAGTCGACTGGCTCGACGCGGAGTGCCGAAGCCGGGAGCTCGGGTCTGGTATCGGGATCCCGCCGGACGATATCGGCGGTATACGAGAAATGTTGCGGCCGAAGCCAATTGGTCGGGTTTCGACGCCTCGGAGCAGGCGTCCTCGTAG
- the tyrS gene encoding tyrosine--tRNA ligase — MTTETSDRSTADILSELEWRGLVAQSTDLDELRAELTRGPITLYAGFDPTASSLHAGHLVPLLTLRRFQEAGHRPIVLAGGATGLIGDPRDVGERTMNTTDTVAEWAGRIDAQLRRFVTIDDSSNGAVVVNNMDWTAELSAIEFLRDVGKHFSVNVMLARETVRRRLEGDGISYTEFSYLLLQSNDFVQLHRRHGCTLQIGGSDQWGNIVGGVDLARRIDGATLHAMTVPLVTSSDGKKFGKSTGGGSLWLDPELTSPYAWYQYFVNTADADVVRYLKWFTFLNRDEIAELEQATAETPHLRKAQKRLAAEMTTLIHGAAHTAAAELASQALFGRAELTDLDEQTLAAALGETSVADYAGTRPTIVELLVDTALSDSNKAARRAVAEGGAYVNNTKIVDAQWQPAPQDLLHGRWLVIRRGKKSFAGATISL, encoded by the coding sequence GTGACCACCGAGACGTCTGACCGCAGCACTGCCGACATCCTCTCCGAGCTCGAATGGCGAGGTCTGGTCGCCCAGTCGACCGACCTCGACGAACTGCGTGCCGAGCTGACTCGCGGGCCGATCACTCTGTATGCGGGCTTCGACCCGACCGCGTCCAGCCTGCATGCCGGCCATCTCGTCCCACTGCTGACGCTGCGCCGATTCCAGGAGGCCGGACATCGGCCGATCGTGTTGGCCGGTGGCGCGACGGGTCTCATCGGAGACCCCCGCGACGTTGGCGAACGCACCATGAACACCACCGACACCGTCGCCGAGTGGGCCGGCCGCATCGACGCGCAGCTGCGACGGTTCGTGACCATCGACGATTCGTCGAACGGGGCGGTGGTGGTCAACAACATGGATTGGACGGCCGAGCTCTCGGCCATCGAATTCCTCCGCGACGTCGGAAAACACTTCTCGGTGAACGTGATGCTGGCGCGCGAGACCGTGCGCCGACGACTCGAGGGCGACGGCATCAGCTACACCGAGTTCAGCTACCTGCTGTTGCAGTCGAACGACTTCGTCCAACTCCATCGGCGTCACGGCTGCACACTCCAGATCGGTGGTTCCGACCAGTGGGGCAACATCGTCGGCGGTGTCGACCTCGCCCGACGCATCGACGGCGCGACGTTGCATGCGATGACGGTTCCGCTGGTCACGTCGTCGGACGGGAAGAAGTTCGGCAAGTCCACCGGTGGGGGCAGCCTCTGGCTCGATCCCGAGCTGACCAGCCCATACGCTTGGTACCAGTACTTCGTGAACACGGCCGATGCCGATGTCGTGCGCTATCTGAAGTGGTTCACGTTCCTGAACCGAGACGAGATCGCGGAACTCGAGCAGGCCACCGCGGAGACACCGCATCTGCGGAAGGCCCAGAAGCGCCTCGCCGCCGAGATGACCACCCTCATCCACGGTGCCGCGCACACCGCGGCGGCCGAACTGGCCAGCCAGGCACTCTTCGGACGGGCCGAACTCACCGACCTCGACGAGCAGACGCTCGCCGCCGCGCTGGGGGAGACGTCCGTCGCCGACTATGCCGGCACGCGTCCGACCATCGTCGAGCTCTTGGTCGACACCGCGCTGTCGGACAGCAACAAGGCTGCACGACGTGCCGTCGCCGAGGGTGGTGCGTACGTGAACAACACGAAGATCGTCGACGCGCAATGGCAGCCGGCGCCCCAGGATCTGCTGCACGGGCGATGGTTGGTCATCCGCCGCGGGAAGAAGAGTTTCGCCGGCGCGACGATATCGCTCTGA